A window of the Listeria swaminathanii genome harbors these coding sequences:
- the cymR gene encoding cysteine metabolism transcriptional regulator CymR, whose product MKITTKGRYGLTITLELAKRIGDGPISLRSIAQDKNLSEHYLEQLIGPLRNAGIVKSIRGAHGGYVLNGDPEKITAGDIIRTLEGPIVLVESMEDEEAAQRELWTRMRNAVRDVLDQTTLADLLKHSTDSELSDGYMFYI is encoded by the coding sequence ATGAAAATCACAACAAAAGGTCGTTATGGCCTAACAATAACATTAGAATTAGCGAAAAGAATTGGCGATGGCCCTATCTCTCTTCGCAGTATCGCTCAAGATAAAAATTTATCCGAACATTATTTAGAGCAATTAATCGGACCACTTCGTAATGCAGGGATTGTAAAAAGTATCCGCGGGGCGCACGGTGGCTATGTTTTAAATGGTGATCCTGAAAAAATTACGGCCGGCGATATTATTCGTACGCTAGAAGGCCCTATCGTACTTGTCGAGAGTATGGAAGATGAGGAAGCGGCTCAGCGCGAACTATGGACTCGAATGCGTAATGCAGTTCGTGACGTGTTAGATCAAACAACACTAGCAGACTTGCTAAAACATTCCACAGACTCCGAACTATCGGATGGTTACATGTTTTATATTTAA